TTCTATCTACCGGAAACAGATCGACAATTTGCGTACTAATCATCAGGGGGTGTATGTGCTGCAGGACAATGCGTTTCGATTTCTTACTCGACTCTCGTCTGGCTCTCAGTATCTAGAACATGCTCCAAAGGTAATGGGAATGCTGCAAGTTTCTATATGTTGGTGCAGaataatgttttcgtttttttgggggtggaATTTTCCAGTTCGTTGCGTTCACCTGCGGTCTAGTGCGGGGTGGTTTGGCCAATCTGGGCATTACGAGCACGGTCACGGCGGAAGTACAGACCATGCCTTCGTGTAAATTTCACATTCAAGTTAATCGGACATAAGATGGGGAAGGacgattatttatttccaatatTCCATTattgcaaatgaaataaaataacaagaGCAATGTCACGGAAAGAAGAAAAcgtatgttgtttgtttatgtgctAGAACGGTGAGAAATGTCATTTGCGTTGAACGCTACAGTGAAATCGGAACGCATGTGCTCGCAGCACAGTAGATTGATACGAAAAGATGAGTGGTGCAATGAAAAAATACGTCCTTTGGTTTGCCCAAGAGCACGTAGACTTCCGACAGGCGGTAATTATCAGattattgttttcttacatTGCTCTAGCGTTTGTGTGTAATATCATACCTTCGTTTA
This region of Anopheles marshallii chromosome 2, idAnoMarsDA_429_01, whole genome shotgun sequence genomic DNA includes:
- the LOC128706770 gene encoding trafficking protein particle complex subunit 6b, which translates into the protein MAEEAIFEFLHSEIVNYTLTKENSKENDLSTLEYIGFTTGYRIIERLTREWPRFKDELDTMKFICTDFWSSIYRKQIDNLRTNHQGVYVLQDNAFRFLTRLSSGSQYLEHAPKFVAFTCGLVRGGLANLGITSTVTAEVQTMPSCKFHIQVNRT